The genomic segment CAAGGCCAGGCAGATAAGGAGTGCCACATAATCACATCTCCATACGGTCTCAGGCTCTTTGATCCTATCTACCTGTGAGGGCCGCTAGTTAAACAAGCTCAGTGGGAGACCTGCTCTCTCTGCATCTACACCTGAACTTCAGCAGCAAGCAGTGGTGtcgtctacgtgatacgcaggtatacgcagtataccaactaagaaagctccaggatttccatatacccacttaaaaatgcccaatgacacgcaacaacatactttctattatattttgaattgtcgtcgtcattgtttttcttcttcacataggctaaaaaaaggtatttccactgtaaattggtgctttaaggggcgacctctagctcacccattaagagcgtgcgccccatgtaggctgagtcctttgcagcggtccgggtttgagtccaacctgcggccctttgctgcgtgtcatcccccatctctctcccacctttcctgtctatccactatcactatctaataaagggaaaaaatgccccaaaaataatcttaaaaaattaaaattggtacataaaagtgtatcagaatacaggaaattaagttCGTTGATGCTCCAAACTTCACTGAGGGAGGAcacccccccactatgatatgccccccctcccccaaaggcagattctggccaatatacagtacagtatacccactacaatacattagactacaccactgggagCAAGTGTCTGCTTGAGTTATCAAATCTTTGGATTGTACCACAACACCACAGTTTAGAGACAGTATCAGTTTCTTTCTGTGAGTATTCCAAACTAATAGAAAAGTGATAGAGATGTCGCCAGTTTCAGTCCTCAGAGTTTCAGTGGTCAAAGGCTACCATGATAATCAGCAGTAGATGATAGAGGTGCACATGACAACACTAAGGCAACTCCTTAGATAAGAGATGAATCTATAAGTTCAGATAAAAAGGCACAAACTTTGTTTTTAGTCAAGTTAGCATTTTCTTGTTTTAAGCTCAATATTGCAAAGTGCTGAGTAATTTTGTTTCCACAATAGACCCCCATTACGCAACACATACATTAAACTATGTGTAAATCTCATAAAAATCCCTATATCATTCTAGACAATCTACTTAAACATTTTATAGAGGCATAGTAATTATTACAATAACTGCTAAGATGGGTATAGAAAGGACACTTGTTTGGCTACAAAACTGCCAAAGCTGACTTTGAAAAGTGCTGCGTGTACCATTTTACAACATAAATGTATAGTCTGTAAGCAGTGGTAATACAGATGGAATGATTAAGGGGTATCAAACTCGTTAGTaggcagtaggggagagcagcagtcagttgaaataactCTGacccagagagaggatacgagaggacgaggaagcccgtctacaaaccaatcaattttaagtatctggagacgcagctcacatatgtgatgacggcaggacgtagttttgtcacgtatagatctttagtgcgcttgcataactgcagtgtgaatccaaaacttaccggatcaaatgtatacaatgtaacaaaaacattcaggtgtgaaaatgccctaaAAATAGGATGGGAggcagagccttcagctaccaggctcctctcctgtggaaccagctcccagtctgggttcggggggcagacactgtcaccacagaataaactgaaaaccctcctctttgataaagcatatagttagggagtgaggagatccggaaatgcttgttactaacctagctagTTTAccccccggagtccttatgtttctttttcccagcatatttccttggattaggatggcaccaagatcttggttgcagctgtcgccgtggtcctgcttcactacaccctgctacgctctgctgcgtcctgctgaacctgctacgtccagccatgccctgctgtgccgCGCTATATACTGTagcgccctgcagtgccctgctatgacatgaacgactacgactaccattttctagtcactgttccattatctttattgtgactattattgccactgttcatcacatccccaacctgcaccgtcagacactgcctaccaagagcctggtttCTTCCAAAGAGGTTTCTGTCGCACTATGCTGGATCTTgtgggaattactagaattgttgggactttataaattatagagtgtggtctagacttactctatctgtaaagtgtctcgagataactcttgttatgatttgatactataaataaaatttaattgaattgaattaaagttCTCTGTCTTAGGTCAGCCATTGGCATTagacagggtttctgcaggtttcaacaagtcaaatttaagaatttttatgacctttttatgacctTTATGTAAAGTACAACGgaatgcagagtcacaaaagtactTGCAAAGTAAACAAAATCATTCAAATTACATGAAAGCGACagagtaataataatctgtacATATACAGCGAATTATATGTGGACTATCAAAAGAAAAcattcaatgagcattagaggcaTTACATGGACATAGGGAAACTAAGGCCTGTTTAAAATACAATACTTTAACAAATTGAgaactttttaaggcctaaaactTTTTAAGACCCGTGATTAGAACCACCTACACTGGTGTCGAACTACACTGCAACCATCCTACTGTTTTCTGTAGTTCATATCTCCATAATGACCGGTCTTACAACTAATGACTTATTGATGTGGACATTCTTCAAATAGCACGTAGCTACTGCTGGTTTGGTTTCAAACTcaacatttacagtgaaaaccTGCCAGCAGTTGGCTGGTGGTATTATTCCACCCTGCACTGAGGTCTCAAACGACACGCAGTCTGTTGGTGTTAGCTCACCCCTGGGCAGAGTTGTGATGTCCAGCATCATCATCGTGGTTTTCTGCCTGAGGTTCCCCGAGCTGGCCAGCTGCCGCGTTATTGCCTTCCTCGTCCTCGTACTCCCTGACGTCATTCACCTCCTTCACTTTTAGCACCTTCACTACGAAAACAACAATGAACTACACACAGAACAGGGGAGAAACAGGATACACAACAGAGGTCAGATTGTGTCATCGTTGTGGCAgtttaagacaaaaacaaacattgaccATAAATGCTTTTTGGGTTTGAATTAAGACACCTGTGTGTCCTCCTCACCAAGAACCAGTAGATGTTCATGAGCAGCAGTGCCAGGAGAAGAGTGTTGAAGAAGAAGTAGAAGGGGATGttggggacagactggaggctGGACACACATGTGGCGTACAGCACTTTGAGAGGGAACCAGTAGAGACGGAACCAGAACCTGAGAGAACACAATAGAAATTAATGTCTATTCATCTGCagatcaagtgtgtgtgtgtgtgtgtgtgtgtgtgtgtgtgtgtgtgtgtgtgtgtgtgtgtgtgtgtgtgtgtgtgtaaaacctcACCAGGTGATGCTAAAGCTGACGGAGCCCATGTTGGACAGCACATCGTTGAGCAGGTGATAGCCTTCTCCTCTAGACTTCAGGTAGATGTTGAGCTTGGTGAACTCCAGCTGGATGTCATTGATGTCGTGGAGGAACAACACCAGAATCCCTACGTTGTGGTATCTGAGGGCCAGGGAACACacggtacagtatgtgtatatatttcagCTTATTTCTAATACAAGTCCATTACAAGCAGGCATCTGCCAATGCAAATGTTTGGATGGTCCAACCAGAAACATTTACAATAAACCAACCAAGTCAATTTATTTTGATCTATAGTTGATCTATTTTTCCTGCCATTTGGGAGCTGAAAGCGTATTAATGGACTACAATGACCAAAGTTTAATTTATCACACATATGACATGAATCTATGCTGATGATGTGATAATATAACATAAACTGAATGGTACTGTAGGACACTTTATGCTCATAGAAAAACTAAAAGGGTCAACAATAGATCTTTTAAGACTTAACAAAGGTACCTAAAGGCGTAGGAAAAACTAATGAGTGCCAGCGTGATGATGTGGTGCACCACCATGACAGCCGAGTCCTTCCTCCACGCGTCCATGTAGACCGTAGCATAGATGGAGTGGCCGTAGAAGCTACCCTGGATCAGGTAGGCTATGGCGATGTCTGTAGGCACCGACATACCACTCTTCCAGTCTGGAGGAAAAGTGAGGAGAGATCACAGGCTGAGACACACTGAGAGCACATTAAGGATGTCAGCTTTTACTTTAAAACCAACCTAATTCAGATGCAGAtttgaaattaaacattttgtatTAAAATTGTAGAGCGTTAGAGAGGTGTGCACTCTGTGAGCTTTCTCGTATGTATTGTGATTGCATCCttctttttatctgttttcttgTTGTTCCTAGTTGAGTGATTTTTGGCTCACACAGTAAAACAGAAGGTGGTGATTGTATCACATCTATCACAGTTGAAAACAGTTGATGCCAACAGAAGTATTTACTGCAGACTCACTACTGCAAGCAAATATGGAGGAGGCACTTGTCTTTTAGCAAGTGTCTAGACGACAAGACTCATTGTCTCACAAAACTCTCAAACATTGTGGATTAAATTAATTTCTAACACTTTATAGATTACAAATGACTGTGGATgctgaaaaaatgtaaatattgaaaTGGTTAATCATATAATCATTAATGTGAATTCATTTGCATTACACTGATCTAATAAACAAAAtcattaaacattaaatgtGCTAATTATTCTATTTCAGTATTCTGTGTTTTAATGATGAGTTAACCCACAGAAAAGTAATAGAAAATTAATCTTGTGTAGATGATAAATATGTTGTAGATACAGCAGGATCATTGttttatacacacatacacccatttGTATTCCCAATATGTCCAGATACTGAGCTATATGCAGTGACTTCCGGGAAGGATACCAGATGTGGAGGAGGCTGGAGGGGTCAGGTTTAACCTTGGGGGAATTAAAGAGGGTTTCTAAAGTAACAGAAACTTTCTCCTCCGATGTTTGAGTAAGGTATGTCTCTGGTGGGATGGGGTTATGTTCGGGCcgtgtgtaatgtttattgattGGACCTTCCGTCATTACATCTCCGGCTGGCAGCTATTAGAGGTGATGCAGCTATTGAAGATGAACCTGTCAACCAGTCTTTGCTAGCTCCACTCAGAGCGATTGAGTTCGATCGGAGCCCTGACACTTCCGTGTCTGAtggaggaggcagagagacTATAAAAGACATTGCTGGATTTTAAGTGGAATCCACTTTACAAATCTATCCTACATTAGCAGTGATAGTCATCCATTAGGTGCTATTATGGAGATAAGTGTTGCAGCAAAACTTGATAGAAATGTATTCTATCATAAAACGTTGCTCTATTTAGGATTGTTGGTATATCATTTCTGTCCTTTTGGTTACTATAAAAAGAAGTTTGGATTTTTTGGGATAATAAGTGATTCAATTCAAGGCTCAGAATATGCATGAATATCCACTATGCACTGTTATAAATACCTCTCTATTTGAATGCTCAAAGTGACATTTAACCCCCACAGAGTCTATAGGATTAAGACATTCTGCTTGCTGTTTCATTAGATTAAAATGACTTCCGCTCCTTGAGAGGTTAGGTAggaaaattacattacatgtcatttagctgacgttTTTACCCAAAGCAACTTCCAATGAGATAATGGCTCAGTTACAGTACtattaaagctccattgtgtaatttttttagttgattcttagcaaaaacccctttgttctttcacaaatatgtgctcattcatgtgtaattacttccaccaactaatcaaagtattctcgtacgcgtagaatctgccattcagaatcattcagaatacatacgagcgaatCACTtgaatgacggccgccatgttgcacctccatctttaaaataccaaagagggacatacctccgccttttgCGCTTTTAAACTCaatggcaccgtgacgaatgccagggagggggagaagataacggagtcgccaaggaagttaaaaagagaattaaacgcgacaggcaaagcaacaagaccaaagttaatattggagtggcttttccaagatggaaagagctcataaggagcaaggattttaaaaagggacgccgaagttgcctgctttcttctcaaaaggtaattctgcctatttgtgtaaattctaagttttatagttgcttgactaactatagcatggttgtgcataacgctagaacgacatctaggatacttttcctcgcgtcaatggtgaaaaaggattgtctaccttgtaacacaaacgtaatcatatgtgtcgtgatttccctggcagacaactcatgTCATGTGTAGTTGAGTGTAGTTgtgtaacacagactagctacagctagaacagctgcgtataaatgatggagatactaagagctcatttcggtttcattgacatgATTGTTCATagtgctcagagaaatatattaaaaacacaaacctctgtTGCTTCTCTCCTAAGCTGTAAGCATTGCCTTAcaatctcgtacaatatacagaataacgatagcactgatactttacttTGCATATGTtagggaacctgatagctgatgttagcaatgaaatggtaccaaaataatgtaaaactattattacactggaaggtacactcacggacgaagtcgtacttcttggaataatacggccaccgtaggagttaaaatgtgctcggaatgggaggggctagaaagtaatttTCAGTTgattgtcatatacaatttcaccgctagatgggagaaattcttacacaatgtagctttaaacatGCTTTTTCTGAGGTCAATTTTGATCTAGTATGTACTGGCTTAAAAACCTGAAAAGGAGTTAAAAGCAGTAAATTCAGTAATCTAATTTCAATTCAACATATTGAATACTGACACATTATTTAAACCATTAAAGactcttttcttttaatgtgaTCAGGAGTAGAGTCATTCAATTAACAGATCACTAAGAGGACTAGTGCAAAAACTGCTAAATAAATGACCTGTACATGACGTTACGTGTTCACACTGTTGTGCATCTTACTGTAGAAGACAGAGGGCGGGTCATGGAAAAAGGAGTAGGAGGTGAAGAAGAGCAGGTAGGTGCTGTATGACCAGGACATGGTGTAGAAGACCAGCTTCCACGCGCTCTCTGGCATCTTGGCAGCATCTTTGGGCAACAGCCTGCACCACTGTGCTAGCGGCTGCAGGGACAGAGCAGAAAGAAGAACTACAGTCAGACAGAGGAGAGGTGGTGTGAGGAAGTCACACTCAGAATTAATTTAGCTGCTTCTTTAAGCATGCAGCTGGGTGAGCTGCTGGGAGGTCCTTTAGACACAACTGATTAATTTAGATGGTGTTCTTTTACAGAATTGTAAAATTCAATACAATGGCTCTTAATTCAATGTGTGGTGAAGCAAATAATTCACCACATGAGTGCTTTAAAGTCTTTTAATGCACGAGTGTCTTCTGAGCTGAAATCATTTGTCTTCGTTTGTTTTATTGCAAAGAACCGTTTGTTGTTCCATGATGTAAAGGCtgataaattaaatattttgacCGGTTGGCACACAGATGTTTTTAGAGGGATTGCAACAACCTTAGGCTCATTTTTCTGAACAAATAAACTGGCTGCAGAAAACAAATGGGTCTAAAAGGAAGCTAGAATGAAGACATTAAGAGGGTAGTGTAAACAGTTGAACTACTACACATGCATCACGTGAAATACCGTGCTATGGTGCACAAAGTTCGAACCAATGGTAGATTTTTGCAGGAAAGATGAACTCAAGTCAACATCCTCTagttcagtggttcccaaccttttttccttgacGCCCCCCCTACTTAGCCTATGTCTAACAAAAGCTGAGCCCCCACTCCAAAACCGAaattgaggtaactctcgagatagagccttactttcttttttgatacagaggagttatcagcacttttacgtttctccgccatgtttcattcataaaatagtgatgccgtggcggcaggacaaacgaggatgatagcagctagcagctgacctgatgacagcaagggccacaggttaagaggacccggaggtttggcctactaagtagcctgcctacaattttaagcgagaacaaaaatatatagtttttatacagacttttgtatacattatatattctagtgtattgtcataatttgtttaacatgtgcaaatatttttttttacctcaacctcaaacccgataaagacttgcgcacccactgtgatctttgccgcccccctgaggggtccccggaccccaggttgggaaccactgctctagttTATATGGTGGTTTATATTGAGAAATTGATAGTGTGAGATGACACTAATGAGATGTAAGATGACTATTGGCCTGTTGCCAGCACTACTGACAGGGTCAGGATGTTGTTTAGATGCCAGATTACAGATACAGCAGATGTCGTTTTTAGGCAGAAACACATGCTCtctttctgacacacacacatgtacacctTCATCAGTAAGCTACAGTTCATACATTCATACAACCATGTGACCGTCTGCCAACAGAAAGGTGTCTTTCACAAGTCTGCTTATGGTTTGCTGTGTAGGCAGAAATAGTGGAAGTGGGAGAGAAGgcttcctccatccatccccCCCCCTAATCTTGCTGCCTCCTCACGCTCACTTTTTcctccccttttctctctctccatcttctctctctccagcctCTATCTCTATTGTGGCAGCAGAAACTCTGAATCATAATCACGGAGGAACAAAGATGTGCAGAATGTCAGCTAAAATAGGTAAGACAGGTCATCAGTTCGACAGGCAGGTGTTCAGTGTGCCAAGACAGGAAACCAAACCCACCGCCTCACATgcgtgcatacacacacaccactttgGAAGGCAATGAAATTGTGTAACAGGAGGCAGGAAAGTGAAAGTGGCCGGTGTCAGTGATACAGTACATCTCAGTCAGTTGTTACCAAGCAGCTAGTCTACAGGATATGATACGACAGGGCTCAGTAACCAACTACATTACATATTAATGGAGGGAGTCGCAAGTTCTCAGAAAGTCACATTCACAGGGATTCAGGAACTGTATATGTCTGATACTAGATCTAACATAAGATAAATTCTAACGGCAACACTTTGTGGTCCTCAAGTC from the Sander vitreus isolate 19-12246 chromosome 9, sanVit1, whole genome shotgun sequence genome contains:
- the cers1 gene encoding ceramide synthase 1 isoform X1 gives rise to the protein MSGHTGDAGPVEVEPMPGYLDLITRASTVMLGAWRDCSHCGLELSKRTLLDNANITLTEITLFFFCAFLWTQVRRGLTECLFQPLAQWCRLLPKDAAKMPESAWKLVFYTMSWSYSTYLLFFTSYSFFHDPPSVFYNWKSGMSVPTDIAIAYLIQGSFYGHSIYATVYMDAWRKDSAVMVVHHIITLALISFSYAFRYHNVGILVLFLHDINDIQLEFTKLNIYLKSRGEGYHLLNDVLSNMGSVSFSITWFWFRLYWFPLKVLYATCVSSLQSVPNIPFYFFFNTLLLALLLMNIYWFLFIVVFVVKVLKVKEVNDVREYEDEEGNNAAAGQLGEPQAENHDDDAGHHNSAQGKHLQNGINKKKHL
- the cers1 gene encoding ceramide synthase 1 isoform X2 gives rise to the protein MPESAWKLVFYTMSWSYSTYLLFFTSYSFFHDPPSVFYNWKSGMSVPTDIAIAYLIQGSFYGHSIYATVYMDAWRKDSAVMVVHHIITLALISFSYAFRYHNVGILVLFLHDINDIQLEFTKLNIYLKSRGEGYHLLNDVLSNMGSVSFSITWFWFRLYWFPLKVLYATCVSSLQSVPNIPFYFFFNTLLLALLLMNIYWFLFIVVFVVKVLKVKEVNDVREYEDEEGNNAAAGQLGEPQAENHDDDAGHHNSAQGKHLQNGINKKKHL